A portion of the Aphelocoma coerulescens isolate FSJ_1873_10779 chromosome 1, UR_Acoe_1.0, whole genome shotgun sequence genome contains these proteins:
- the ACOT9 gene encoding acyl-coenzyme A thioesterase 9, mitochondrial isoform X1: MSHQSPRETYFQKLFENWLPNQRFVRVPELELGSATEPAVCCLLTAKNLGYETLLTRTILLILPAFVVRRKLRDIVGASTNWRDHVQAMQERKALHTLLAKRQEDLPPRRMKDSYLEVILPLGSQPEIREKYLNVQNSVRFGRILEDLDSLGVLICYTHTKQEMQPRSPLSIVTALVDKINLCQKIIHPDCDIKFTGNVSWVGKTSMEVKMHMLQLHDGDYSPVLDATFVMVARDPENTRPAFVNPLIPESPEEEEIFKQGELNKMRRIDFSTASLLKMAPTAEERNIVHDIFLNTLDTRTVSFQSRKLPPNSVWMEDAKLKALQICHPEERNIFNRIFGGFLMRKAFELGWATACSYGGSRPFIVSVDDIMFQKPVEVGSLLLLSGQVCYTENNYIQVRVHSEVYNANTREHHTTNIFHFTFISENEVPQVVPKTYGESMLYLDGKRHFTAVMKEM, from the exons ATGAGCCACCAGTCTCCAAGAGAAACATATTTCCAGAAACTTTTTGAAAATTGGCTTCCAAATCAGAGGTTTGTTAGGGTGCCAGAGCTAGAGCTGGGGTCAGCCACAGagcctgctgtttgctgtctgTTG ACTGCTAAAAATTTGGGCTATGAAACGCTGCTCACAAGAACCATCCTGCTGATACTGCCTGCGTTTGTGG tgcgGAGGAAATTGAGGGATATAGTGGGAGCATCTACCAACTGGAG GGATCATGTGCAAGCAatgcaagaaagaaaagctCTTCATACTTTACTGGCAAAACGGCAGGAAGATCTCCCTCCTAGGAGAATGAAGGATAGCTACTTGGAAGTTATTCTACCTCTAGGAAGTCAGCCTGAAATAAGAGAAAAGTACCTGAATGTACAGAACAGTGTAAG GTTTGGAAGGATACTTGAAGATCTTGACAGTTTAGGAG TTCTTATTTGCTACACTCACACCAAGCAGGAAATGCAGCCAAGGTCTCCTTTGTCCATAGTCACAGCTCTGGTGGATAAAATCA ATTTGTGCCAGAAGATTATACATCCAGACTGTGACATCAAATTCACAGGCAATGTTTCTTGGGTTGGGAAGACCTCTATGGAAGTGAAGATGCACATGCTGCAG CTACATGATGGTGATTACAGCCCTGTGTTAGATGCAACCTTTGTCATGGTGGCCCGGGACCCAGAGAATACACG GCCAGCATTTGTTAATCCACTCATTCCTGAGAGccctgaggaggaagaaatCTTCAAGCAAGGGGAAT tgAACAAGATGAGGAGGATTGATTTCAGCACTGCTTCCTTACTGAAAATGGCTCCcactgcagaagaaagaaacattgtCCATGATATATTCCTTAATACATTGGACACAAG GACAGTGAGTTTCCAGAGTCGTAAATTACCACCCAATTCAGTGTGGATGGAAGATGCAAAGCTAAAAGCCCTGCAGATTTGCCATCCTGAG GAACGGAACATCTTCAATAGGATCTTTGGGGGTTTTCTCATGAGAAAGGCATTTGAACTGGGATGGGCAACTGCTTGCAGCTATGG GGGTTCCAGACCCTTTATCGTATCTGTTGATGATATCATGTTTCAGAAGCCAGTTGAAGTTGGATCCTTATTACTGCTTTCTGGACAG GTCTGTTACACAGAAAACAACTACATCCAGGTTCGAGTACACAGTGAAGTTTACAATGCAAATACCAGGGAGCACCATACTAccaatattttccattttacatTTATATCAGAAAATGAGGTCCCACAAGTTGTACCTAAGACATATGGAG
- the ACOT9 gene encoding acyl-coenzyme A thioesterase 9, mitochondrial isoform X5 codes for MVSLLAGEEKDPTKRDHVQAMQERKALHTLLAKRQEDLPPRRMKDSYLEVILPLGSQPEIREKYLNVQNSVRFGRILEDLDSLGVLICYTHTKQEMQPRSPLSIVTALVDKINLCQKIIHPDCDIKFTGNVSWVGKTSMEVKMHMLQLHDGDYSPVLDATFVMVARDPENTRPAFVNPLIPESPEEEEIFKQGELNKMRRIDFSTASLLKMAPTAEERNIVHDIFLNTLDTRTVSFQSRKLPPNSVWMEDAKLKALQICHPEERNIFNRIFGGFLMRKAFELGWATACSYGGSRPFIVSVDDIMFQKPVEVGSLLLLSGQVCYTENNYIQVRVHSEVYNANTREHHTTNIFHFTFISENEVPQVVPKTYGESMLYLDGKRHFTAVMKEM; via the exons ATGGTTAGCTTGCTggctggggaagaaaaagatcCCACTAAAAG GGATCATGTGCAAGCAatgcaagaaagaaaagctCTTCATACTTTACTGGCAAAACGGCAGGAAGATCTCCCTCCTAGGAGAATGAAGGATAGCTACTTGGAAGTTATTCTACCTCTAGGAAGTCAGCCTGAAATAAGAGAAAAGTACCTGAATGTACAGAACAGTGTAAG GTTTGGAAGGATACTTGAAGATCTTGACAGTTTAGGAG TTCTTATTTGCTACACTCACACCAAGCAGGAAATGCAGCCAAGGTCTCCTTTGTCCATAGTCACAGCTCTGGTGGATAAAATCA ATTTGTGCCAGAAGATTATACATCCAGACTGTGACATCAAATTCACAGGCAATGTTTCTTGGGTTGGGAAGACCTCTATGGAAGTGAAGATGCACATGCTGCAG CTACATGATGGTGATTACAGCCCTGTGTTAGATGCAACCTTTGTCATGGTGGCCCGGGACCCAGAGAATACACG GCCAGCATTTGTTAATCCACTCATTCCTGAGAGccctgaggaggaagaaatCTTCAAGCAAGGGGAAT tgAACAAGATGAGGAGGATTGATTTCAGCACTGCTTCCTTACTGAAAATGGCTCCcactgcagaagaaagaaacattgtCCATGATATATTCCTTAATACATTGGACACAAG GACAGTGAGTTTCCAGAGTCGTAAATTACCACCCAATTCAGTGTGGATGGAAGATGCAAAGCTAAAAGCCCTGCAGATTTGCCATCCTGAG GAACGGAACATCTTCAATAGGATCTTTGGGGGTTTTCTCATGAGAAAGGCATTTGAACTGGGATGGGCAACTGCTTGCAGCTATGG GGGTTCCAGACCCTTTATCGTATCTGTTGATGATATCATGTTTCAGAAGCCAGTTGAAGTTGGATCCTTATTACTGCTTTCTGGACAG GTCTGTTACACAGAAAACAACTACATCCAGGTTCGAGTACACAGTGAAGTTTACAATGCAAATACCAGGGAGCACCATACTAccaatattttccattttacatTTATATCAGAAAATGAGGTCCCACAAGTTGTACCTAAGACATATGGAG
- the ACOT9 gene encoding acyl-coenzyme A thioesterase 9, mitochondrial isoform X6, whose amino-acid sequence MQERKALHTLLAKRQEDLPPRRMKDSYLEVILPLGSQPEIREKYLNVQNSVRFGRILEDLDSLGVLICYTHTKQEMQPRSPLSIVTALVDKINLCQKIIHPDCDIKFTGNVSWVGKTSMEVKMHMLQLHDGDYSPVLDATFVMVARDPENTRPAFVNPLIPESPEEEEIFKQGELNKMRRIDFSTASLLKMAPTAEERNIVHDIFLNTLDTRTVSFQSRKLPPNSVWMEDAKLKALQICHPEERNIFNRIFGGFLMRKAFELGWATACSYGGSRPFIVSVDDIMFQKPVEVGSLLLLSGQVCYTENNYIQVRVHSEVYNANTREHHTTNIFHFTFISENEVPQVVPKTYGESMLYLDGKRHFTAVMKEM is encoded by the exons atgcaagaaagaaaagctCTTCATACTTTACTGGCAAAACGGCAGGAAGATCTCCCTCCTAGGAGAATGAAGGATAGCTACTTGGAAGTTATTCTACCTCTAGGAAGTCAGCCTGAAATAAGAGAAAAGTACCTGAATGTACAGAACAGTGTAAG GTTTGGAAGGATACTTGAAGATCTTGACAGTTTAGGAG TTCTTATTTGCTACACTCACACCAAGCAGGAAATGCAGCCAAGGTCTCCTTTGTCCATAGTCACAGCTCTGGTGGATAAAATCA ATTTGTGCCAGAAGATTATACATCCAGACTGTGACATCAAATTCACAGGCAATGTTTCTTGGGTTGGGAAGACCTCTATGGAAGTGAAGATGCACATGCTGCAG CTACATGATGGTGATTACAGCCCTGTGTTAGATGCAACCTTTGTCATGGTGGCCCGGGACCCAGAGAATACACG GCCAGCATTTGTTAATCCACTCATTCCTGAGAGccctgaggaggaagaaatCTTCAAGCAAGGGGAAT tgAACAAGATGAGGAGGATTGATTTCAGCACTGCTTCCTTACTGAAAATGGCTCCcactgcagaagaaagaaacattgtCCATGATATATTCCTTAATACATTGGACACAAG GACAGTGAGTTTCCAGAGTCGTAAATTACCACCCAATTCAGTGTGGATGGAAGATGCAAAGCTAAAAGCCCTGCAGATTTGCCATCCTGAG GAACGGAACATCTTCAATAGGATCTTTGGGGGTTTTCTCATGAGAAAGGCATTTGAACTGGGATGGGCAACTGCTTGCAGCTATGG GGGTTCCAGACCCTTTATCGTATCTGTTGATGATATCATGTTTCAGAAGCCAGTTGAAGTTGGATCCTTATTACTGCTTTCTGGACAG GTCTGTTACACAGAAAACAACTACATCCAGGTTCGAGTACACAGTGAAGTTTACAATGCAAATACCAGGGAGCACCATACTAccaatattttccattttacatTTATATCAGAAAATGAGGTCCCACAAGTTGTACCTAAGACATATGGAG